Proteins from one Verrucomicrobiota bacterium genomic window:
- a CDS encoding pyridoxal phosphate-dependent aminotransferase, whose product MNYRISQSAASLSPSLTLAIDAKAKQMKAEGQDVVGFGAGEPDFDTPDHIKMAAIKAIADGFTKYTPSSGIPELRQAIADKFKRDNGLTYKPSQVIVSCGGKHSCFNVIMATCQAGDEVIIPSPYWLSYPEMVKLVGAKPVIIETTDQTEFKVTPDQLRAAITPRTRLFVLNSPSNPTGSLYTRDEIKALGDICVEKGVLIMSDEIYEKLVYDGAEHTSVAAFSPAHYEHTIIVHGLAKAYSMTGWRLGYLAAPDPIAKAIDAVQSHSTSNPTSFAQKGGVAALNGPQEHLKSWLAEYSKRRLFAWEKLNSIPGISCVNAKGAFYLFPNISKTGLKSAEFCAKLLEQEKVAAVPGIAFGADDYLRISYATSLANIQKGLERVDRFVRSLK is encoded by the coding sequence ATGAACTATCGCATTTCACAAAGCGCAGCATCGTTGTCCCCTTCGTTGACTTTGGCCATTGATGCCAAGGCGAAACAAATGAAGGCCGAAGGCCAGGACGTGGTCGGCTTCGGCGCCGGCGAACCGGATTTTGACACCCCGGACCATATCAAGATGGCGGCCATCAAGGCAATTGCGGATGGCTTTACCAAATACACGCCCAGTAGCGGCATTCCCGAGTTGCGCCAGGCCATCGCCGACAAGTTTAAACGCGACAACGGACTGACCTATAAACCCTCGCAAGTCATTGTCTCTTGCGGCGGCAAACATTCCTGTTTCAACGTCATCATGGCCACCTGTCAGGCGGGCGATGAAGTCATCATCCCCTCCCCCTATTGGCTGAGCTACCCGGAAATGGTCAAGTTGGTCGGGGCCAAGCCGGTCATCATCGAAACTACCGACCAAACCGAATTCAAAGTCACCCCCGATCAGTTGCGCGCCGCCATCACCCCGCGCACTCGCCTGTTCGTCCTCAACTCCCCCAGCAACCCCACTGGCTCCCTTTACACGCGGGATGAAATCAAGGCCTTGGGCGATATCTGCGTGGAAAAGGGTGTCCTCATCATGAGCGACGAGATTTATGAAAAGCTCGTCTATGATGGTGCCGAACATACCAGCGTCGCCGCGTTCTCCCCGGCGCATTACGAACACACCATCATCGTTCATGGGCTGGCCAAGGCATACTCAATGACCGGCTGGCGCCTCGGCTACCTGGCCGCCCCCGACCCCATCGCCAAGGCGATTGACGCGGTGCAATCCCACAGTACCAGCAACCCGACCTCCTTTGCCCAAAAAGGCGGCGTAGCCGCCCTCAATGGTCCCCAGGAGCATCTCAAATCCTGGCTCGCCGAATACTCCAAACGTCGCCTGTTCGCCTGGGAGAAACTCAACAGCATTCCCGGCATCTCCTGCGTGAACGCCAAGGGCGCATTCTATCTATTCCCGAACATTTCCAAAACCGGCCTCAAATCCGCCGAATTCTGTGCGAAACTGCTGGAACAGGAAAAAGTGGCCGCCGTGCCAGGTATCGCCTTCGGTGCGGACGACTACCTCCGCATCAGCTACGCAACCAGCCTGGCGAACATTCAAAAGGGCTTGGAGCGGGTGGATCGGTTTGTGCGCAGCCTGAAGTAA
- a CDS encoding penicillin-binding protein activator LpoB yields the protein MKISKTLLIAGLSPLLFTGCATQQATYVEASGPRTLATVGQINIQDFASAADKMVNSMILEVINGGKLKAASGQQSVLAISRVENKTGQHFDTDELTKKIRVRLNQTGKIVTTTTVKYGGAEDPMARQAQVEQSLTGNATATRSPDYYLSGKIIDKMTRVGDLRQMAYVFQLSLTSTDGLAIWEGEETIVKQGTRSAVGF from the coding sequence ATGAAAATATCCAAAACCTTACTCATTGCCGGTCTGAGTCCGCTGCTTTTCACCGGCTGTGCCACCCAGCAAGCCACCTATGTGGAAGCCTCCGGCCCACGCACCCTTGCGACGGTCGGCCAAATTAATATTCAGGATTTTGCCAGCGCCGCCGATAAAATGGTGAATTCGATGATTCTGGAGGTCATTAATGGCGGCAAATTAAAAGCTGCCTCCGGCCAGCAATCGGTCCTGGCCATCAGCCGCGTCGAAAACAAAACCGGCCAGCATTTCGACACCGATGAATTGACCAAAAAAATCCGGGTCCGCCTCAACCAGACCGGCAAGATTGTAACCACCACCACGGTCAAGTATGGCGGCGCGGAAGATCCCATGGCCCGCCAAGCCCAGGTGGAACAATCCCTGACCGGCAACGCCACTGCCACTCGCAGCCCGGATTACTATCTCTCCGGAAAAATCATTGATAAGATGACGCGCGTGGGTGACTTGCGGCAAATGGCTTACGTGTTCCAGCTTTCGTTGACATCCACGGATGGCCTGGCCATTTGGGAAGGCGAGGAAACGATTGTCAAACAAGGTACCCGCTCCGCCGTGGGATTCTGA
- a CDS encoding YcfL family protein — translation MKPFIWLGLVVVGGGLITGCTSSVNSVERADPEHPRMMVSDKRIIADAALNRHVRIVGVSPAYNEHMSVSVELQNTTRSMHTFSYLFEWFDENGILISSPTATYVQRQIEGKESIFINAVAPTPKAKDFRLKLIDVVR, via the coding sequence ATGAAACCTTTTATTTGGTTGGGTTTGGTGGTGGTCGGGGGCGGCTTGATCACCGGCTGCACGAGCAGCGTCAACTCCGTGGAACGTGCCGATCCGGAGCATCCCCGCATGATGGTAAGCGATAAGCGTATCATCGCGGATGCCGCCTTAAACCGGCACGTGCGCATCGTGGGGGTTTCCCCGGCATACAACGAGCACATGTCCGTGTCCGTTGAACTGCAAAATACCACTCGTTCCATGCATACCTTCAGTTATCTATTTGAATGGTTTGATGAAAACGGCATCCTCATCAGCTCCCCGACCGCGACCTACGTCCAGCGCCAGATCGAGGGCAAGGAAAGCATTTTCATCAATGCCGTCGCCCCCACGCCCAAAGCCAAGGATTTTCGGTTAAAACTGATTGATGTTGTTCGTTAA